The Halarsenatibacter silvermanii genome has a window encoding:
- the rph gene encoding ribonuclease PH has protein sequence MTASQSSNSDSRDLRPVRIERGYTKYAEGSVLMSTGDTKIICTASVEDGVPYFLRGEDQGWLTAEYSLLPRSTQDRTTRAAARGKRSGRTREIQRLIGRSLRAVIDLEAMDERTIWIDCDVIQADGGTRTASITGGFVALYDSVDYMMEEGIVSENPLKEFTAATSVGIVDEDYVLDLCYEEDSSADVDMNVVMTESGKFIEIQGAAEESPYTRSDLDKMLELAEDGIQGLIDAQKRALELI, from the coding sequence TTGACAGCATCACAATCCAGCAATTCTGACAGTCGCGATCTAAGACCGGTTAGAATTGAGAGAGGATACACCAAGTATGCAGAGGGTTCGGTTTTAATGAGTACAGGAGATACAAAGATTATCTGCACCGCCTCGGTCGAGGACGGTGTTCCCTATTTTTTGAGGGGGGAAGATCAGGGCTGGCTTACCGCGGAATATTCGCTTCTGCCCCGTTCGACCCAGGACCGGACAACCAGAGCTGCCGCCCGGGGTAAGAGAAGCGGCAGAACCCGTGAGATTCAGCGGCTGATCGGCCGTTCACTTCGGGCTGTAATAGATCTTGAGGCCATGGATGAGAGGACGATCTGGATAGATTGCGATGTTATTCAGGCCGATGGCGGAACCAGAACTGCTTCGATAACCGGCGGTTTTGTAGCTCTTTATGATTCTGTTGATTACATGATGGAGGAAGGTATTGTTTCGGAAAATCCCCTGAAGGAATTCACTGCAGCGACCAGCGTGGGCATAGTGGATGAGGATTATGTACTCGATCTCTGTTATGAGGAGGATTCCAGCGCTGATGTTGACATGAATGTAGTTATGACCGAATCGGGTAAGTTTATCGAAATTCAGGGTGCGGCTGAAGAGTCACCCTATACCCGTTCTGATCTGGATAAAATGCTGGAACTGGCAGAAGATGGCATCCAGGGTTTGATCGATGCTCAAAAGCGCGCTCTGGAGCTGATATGA
- a CDS encoding XTP/dITP diphosphatase: MSGCRRLFVATGNKDKLKEIGQKFSELSMEILSPESLDLEFEVEETGSTLAENALIKARAGAGVSGVLTLADDTGLMVDALDGEPGVYSARFAGPQASYEENNNHLLSRLEGVREENRTARFVTAAALVDPDTGREHTVRGICRGRILEKRRGEGGFGYDPLFYLPDLDMTFAELDTESKNEISHRARALRRVKLLLEQNYFDREE, encoded by the coding sequence ATGAGCGGATGCCGAAGGCTTTTTGTTGCAACCGGAAATAAAGATAAACTCAAAGAAATCGGGCAAAAATTCAGCGAGTTAAGCATGGAAATTCTCTCGCCTGAGAGCCTGGATCTTGAATTTGAGGTAGAGGAGACGGGCAGCACCCTGGCGGAGAATGCTCTGATAAAAGCCCGGGCCGGTGCCGGTGTTAGCGGTGTATTGACCCTGGCGGACGATACCGGGCTCATGGTCGATGCTCTCGATGGTGAACCCGGGGTTTATTCTGCCCGCTTTGCCGGTCCTCAAGCCAGTTATGAGGAGAATAACAATCACCTTCTATCCAGGCTGGAAGGTGTCAGGGAAGAAAACCGCACCGCCCGATTTGTGACTGCAGCGGCTTTGGTCGATCCTGATACAGGCAGGGAGCATACTGTCAGGGGAATCTGCCGCGGCAGAATTCTCGAGAAAAGAAGAGGAGAAGGGGGTTTTGGTTACGATCCGCTTTTTTATCTGCCCGATCTGGATATGACATTTGCAGAGCTGGATACAGAGTCAAAAAACGAAATAAGTCATAGGGCCCGGGCGCTCAGGCGGGTTAAGCTGCTGCTCGAACAAAATTATTTTGACAGGGAGGAATAA
- a CDS encoding HpcH/HpaI aldolase/citrate lyase family protein yields MLLRSLLFMPGNNAKILNKVEDVQADAVILDLEDAVSSQDKEKARELVENRLIELENSVGHPDIFVRVNGPLKKQWPEDCRAAIRPALDGLILPMAEKAGDIQRFTGVLEAVASRRSEVELDDIDIILLVETARGVLNLEKMLESSELISGAALGGEDFALDLGVSRTRTGEELQQARSQLVMAASAAGKLAVDTVFADIDDKEGLREDAGRAAALGFDGKLAVHPAQAEIINEIFAPDREEIELARRIVKAFEESGDKAGGVMKVEGKMVDEPVYRRAKELLKLCE; encoded by the coding sequence TTGCTTTTGAGGTCACTGCTCTTTATGCCGGGAAATAACGCAAAAATATTGAATAAAGTCGAAGATGTGCAGGCCGATGCAGTAATTCTCGATCTGGAGGATGCTGTCTCCTCTCAGGATAAGGAAAAAGCCCGGGAGCTGGTGGAAAACAGATTGATCGAGCTCGAAAATTCAGTCGGACATCCCGATATATTTGTGCGTGTGAATGGACCATTAAAAAAGCAGTGGCCCGAAGACTGCAGGGCGGCTATCAGACCGGCTCTGGATGGGCTGATACTGCCCATGGCCGAAAAAGCCGGTGATATTCAAAGGTTTACGGGAGTTTTGGAAGCGGTGGCTTCCCGGAGGTCTGAGGTAGAGCTGGACGATATCGATATAATTTTGCTGGTGGAGACAGCCAGAGGGGTTCTCAATCTTGAGAAAATGCTGGAGAGTTCTGAGCTCATTTCAGGAGCGGCACTGGGGGGAGAGGATTTTGCCCTTGATCTCGGCGTCAGCCGGACGCGTACAGGAGAAGAGCTGCAGCAGGCTCGATCTCAGCTCGTCATGGCCGCCAGTGCTGCCGGTAAACTGGCGGTGGATACCGTATTTGCCGACATCGATGATAAAGAAGGGTTGAGAGAAGATGCCGGCCGGGCGGCAGCGCTGGGATTTGACGGCAAACTGGCAGTTCACCCCGCCCAGGCGGAGATAATAAATGAGATTTTTGCGCCCGATAGGGAGGAAATCGAGCTGGCCCGCAGGATTGTGAAAGCTTTTGAAGAATCCGGAGATAAAGCAGGCGGTGTGATGAAGGTGGAAGGAAAGATGGTCGATGAACCTGTATACAGGAGAGCGAAAGAACTGCTAAAACTCTGTGAATAA
- a CDS encoding ATP-grasp domain-containing protein has translation MARVLEHLGKEFIEKKGFPIPNSGVAESPQEAEEIHRKLDDDVVIKALVPAGKRKKAGAIKFPEDPQETRSAAREILGMTVQEFPVEKVLIEERLEIKSELYLSIIYDKENRQPLVIASTEGGIDVEEMSSKYPERIKKAGVHPFRGLPDYRARELWSELGFSGELLRKLTHITVRLFEAFYEYDCTTLEINPLVVTEKEEVVGADCVMAADDLAMFRQKELSERVQVGSERIWRPLTELEKRVVEVNERDPYRGTARYIELEEGEVGFMCGGGGGSLVMFDTLINLGLSPSNYTEFGGNPPVRKVRGLAKAILSKDSVEGLLVCCNITNNTQVDNVAQGVKEALEEKELDPAEFPVMVRFAGVNDERGKEIFESAGIEYHGEDITMPRAGRLMKEKLEEFNRQEGEQ, from the coding sequence ATGGCCAGAGTTCTTGAACATCTGGGCAAGGAATTTATAGAAAAAAAAGGTTTTCCCATCCCGAATTCCGGAGTGGCTGAAAGTCCTCAGGAGGCCGAAGAGATTCACAGAAAACTGGATGACGATGTGGTAATCAAAGCACTCGTGCCGGCCGGCAAGAGAAAAAAAGCGGGAGCGATAAAATTTCCGGAAGATCCGCAGGAAACCCGCAGTGCTGCCCGGGAAATACTCGGTATGACGGTACAGGAATTTCCCGTCGAAAAAGTTTTAATAGAGGAAAGGCTGGAGATAAAATCAGAGCTTTATCTCTCCATCATCTATGACAAAGAAAATCGCCAGCCGCTGGTCATAGCCAGCACCGAGGGAGGGATTGATGTAGAGGAGATGAGCTCAAAATATCCTGAGCGGATTAAAAAAGCCGGAGTTCATCCCTTCCGGGGGCTGCCGGATTACAGGGCCAGAGAACTCTGGAGCGAGCTGGGTTTCAGCGGCGAGCTTTTGAGGAAATTGACCCACATTACCGTAAGATTATTCGAGGCTTTTTATGAGTATGACTGCACCACCCTGGAGATAAATCCATTGGTAGTTACAGAAAAAGAAGAGGTGGTAGGAGCCGATTGCGTGATGGCCGCCGATGATCTGGCTATGTTCCGTCAGAAGGAGCTTTCTGAACGCGTCCAGGTCGGAAGTGAGCGCATCTGGAGGCCGCTGACAGAGCTGGAAAAGAGAGTGGTTGAGGTTAATGAGCGCGATCCTTACCGCGGCACGGCCCGCTATATAGAGCTCGAGGAAGGAGAGGTGGGTTTTATGTGCGGCGGTGGAGGAGGAAGTCTTGTTATGTTCGACACCCTGATCAATTTGGGTTTGAGCCCCTCCAACTACACCGAATTCGGCGGCAACCCCCCTGTAAGAAAAGTGCGGGGGCTGGCCAAAGCCATTCTCTCCAAGGATAGCGTGGAAGGGCTTTTGGTCTGCTGCAACATCACCAATAACACCCAGGTCGATAATGTTGCTCAGGGTGTAAAAGAAGCCCTGGAGGAGAAGGAGCTGGATCCGGCTGAATTTCCGGTCATGGTCAGATTTGCCGGTGTCAACGATGAGCGCGGGAAAGAAATATTTGAAAGCGCCGGCATAGAATATCACGGAGAGGATATCACTATGCCCCGGGCCGGCAGGCTCATGAAGGAAAAACTGGAAGAATTTAATCGGCAGGAGGGAGAGCAATAA
- a CDS encoding succinate--CoA ligase subunit alpha — protein MGILVDKNTSVLIQGITGREASMVAGHMQDYGTDITAGVTPGKGGEVVAGVPVFDTVREASKDNEVDVSLIYVPPAFVLDAVRETLAAGIKKMVIITENIPQQDVVKILHLAGEADARIIGPNTVGLINPAARVKLGAIGGDNPDRCFVPGNVGVISRSGGMTAETSWMIKRAGRGVSTSVGIGGDPMIGSPPKDLLKLFEQDEETEAVVMFSEPGTHFERDVAEFLERGGFTKPLIVYVAGKFTEEMPQGTVFGHAGAIIEDESSKPSHKMERLKKAGASIAHDYDEILDYVSEL, from the coding sequence ATGGGAATACTGGTTGATAAAAACACTTCAGTTTTAATACAGGGCATTACCGGCAGAGAAGCTTCCATGGTGGCCGGACATATGCAGGATTACGGGACCGATATAACTGCGGGAGTTACTCCCGGCAAAGGCGGGGAGGTAGTGGCCGGAGTCCCGGTCTTTGATACCGTGAGAGAAGCCAGCAAGGACAATGAAGTCGATGTCTCTCTCATTTATGTTCCCCCGGCCTTCGTCCTCGATGCTGTCAGGGAAACTCTCGCAGCCGGGATAAAGAAGATGGTCATAATAACGGAGAATATTCCCCAGCAGGATGTGGTGAAAATTCTTCATCTGGCCGGTGAAGCTGACGCCAGGATTATCGGTCCGAATACGGTCGGACTGATAAATCCCGCTGCCAGAGTCAAACTGGGAGCTATAGGTGGGGATAATCCCGACAGATGCTTTGTTCCCGGCAATGTAGGTGTTATTTCACGCAGCGGAGGCATGACTGCTGAAACTTCCTGGATGATAAAAAGAGCTGGCAGGGGAGTTTCAACCTCGGTAGGAATCGGCGGAGACCCGATGATAGGATCGCCGCCTAAAGACTTATTGAAATTATTCGAGCAGGATGAGGAGACTGAAGCTGTGGTGATGTTTTCCGAGCCCGGCACCCATTTTGAGCGAGATGTGGCGGAGTTTTTGGAGAGGGGCGGCTTCACCAAGCCGCTGATAGTTTACGTGGCCGGTAAATTCACCGAGGAGATGCCGCAGGGCACCGTTTTTGGCCATGCTGGAGCCATCATTGAAGATGAAAGCAGCAAACCCTCACACAAGATGGAGAGGTTGAAAAAAGCCGGCGCGAGTATAGCCCATGATTACGATGAGATACTGGATTATGTTTCTGAATTATAA
- the cbiM gene encoding cobalt transporter CbiM yields MSEGVLSAPVLAAGMAAGTAGVAVGLKNMNEDQIPRAAIVSAALFVASLIHVPLGPSSVHLILNGIAGILLGWVAFPAMLVALFLQAVLFQHGGFTVLGVNLVNVALPAVLAGYLFRLVFAKSRANKKILGAAAALSGALAVLLTVLMVVLTLILSDAGAFSELAGLIFVSHLPVIIIEGFLSGMLVVFVLKVKPGIMRTEKLSAIK; encoded by the coding sequence ATCTCAGAGGGAGTACTGTCGGCACCTGTTCTGGCGGCCGGGATGGCGGCGGGCACAGCCGGGGTGGCGGTCGGTCTCAAAAATATGAATGAAGATCAGATTCCCCGGGCGGCCATAGTAAGTGCGGCTTTATTTGTGGCCTCTTTGATCCATGTTCCTCTTGGGCCCAGCAGTGTGCACCTGATTTTAAATGGAATTGCCGGCATATTACTCGGCTGGGTGGCTTTTCCGGCAATGCTGGTAGCTTTATTTTTGCAGGCGGTTTTATTTCAGCACGGTGGCTTTACTGTATTAGGTGTCAATCTTGTCAATGTGGCTTTACCGGCTGTTCTGGCTGGTTATTTATTCAGACTGGTTTTTGCCAAAAGCCGGGCGAATAAAAAGATTTTAGGTGCAGCGGCAGCACTGAGCGGGGCGCTGGCGGTTTTACTTACGGTATTGATGGTGGTTTTAACTCTGATTTTGTCGGACGCCGGGGCGTTCAGTGAGCTGGCCGGTTTAATTTTTGTTTCTCATCTGCCTGTAATCATAATTGAAGGTTTTTTGAGCGGAATGCTGGTAGTATTTGTGCTGAAAGTAAAACCGGGAATTATGAGAACGGAAAAGCTGTCAGCGATAAAATGA
- the cbiQ gene encoding cobalt ECF transporter T component CbiQ yields MLTAEFSRGDSLIHSLDPRIKIVILVMMAAVTAAGKNLFMLVSALVFSLVLVLAAGLRTKKVIKRLSLLNIFIVSIWILIPFTYPGEVLAAAGPFTVTSDGIIYALRITLRSNAVMLAVFALLSTSSVSSLMQALKYFHVPKKLIYLFFFVYRYIFVLQDEFSNMQKSVEGRGFTPATSVHCYKTYAFLIGMLLIKSYERAARVYQAMLARGFKGEFYVKDELEFSAGDVLVFSCGFLLMVLFFELEFGVFI; encoded by the coding sequence ATGCTTACTGCTGAATTTTCCCGGGGAGATAGTCTTATTCACAGCCTGGATCCCCGGATAAAAATAGTAATCCTGGTGATGATGGCCGCAGTCACGGCTGCAGGAAAGAATTTATTTATGCTCGTCTCAGCTCTCGTTTTTTCTCTGGTGCTGGTCCTGGCGGCTGGTTTAAGAACAAAAAAAGTGATCAAACGTCTTTCGCTCTTGAATATTTTTATAGTCAGTATCTGGATTCTGATACCTTTTACCTATCCAGGAGAGGTGCTGGCAGCAGCTGGCCCTTTTACAGTAACTTCCGATGGTATTATTTATGCTCTGCGCATCACTCTGCGGTCCAATGCCGTCATGCTGGCAGTTTTTGCTCTGCTTTCAACTTCTTCAGTATCTTCATTAATGCAGGCTCTTAAATATTTTCATGTCCCCAAAAAACTTATTTATCTATTTTTCTTCGTATACCGCTATATTTTTGTGCTCCAAGATGAATTTAGCAATATGCAGAAATCCGTTGAGGGCCGGGGTTTTACGCCTGCAACCTCAGTGCACTGCTACAAAACTTATGCATTTTTGATCGGTATGCTGCTCATTAAAAGTTATGAGCGAGCCGCAAGAGTTTATCAGGCCATGCTGGCCCGCGGTTTCAAAGGGGAATTTTATGTGAAGGATGAGCTTGAGTTTTCTGCTGGCGATGTGCTGGTTTTTTCCTGCGGCTTTCTGCTAATGGTATTATTTTTTGAGCTGGAATTCGGTGTTTTTATTTGA
- a CDS encoding ATP-binding cassette domain-containing protein has product MEDRMDRIIEVKNLAYTYNDGTEALQDVNFAVKPNSRVAVLGPNGAGKSTLLFHLNALYLAQKGEVYIKSRKIGEKHKDWVRKLVGLVMQDPDDQVFSTTVYEDVAFGLVNFGWQDRDKIDKKVKQALKSVDILNLQDKNPHHLSYGQKKRAAIAGILAVKPEIVIFDEPLSYLDPAGQKTLRRILADLYGEGKTLLVVTHDLDFAVEWADKIIIMKKGEIFYSGDYEIFARPDMIEEADLRLPKIMELLQELEGVDLKRLENPPRDVREAAEYLNNLPG; this is encoded by the coding sequence TTGGAGGATAGAATGGATCGAATTATAGAAGTAAAAAATTTGGCTTATACCTATAATGATGGGACTGAGGCTCTGCAGGATGTCAACTTTGCTGTAAAGCCCAACTCCCGGGTGGCTGTACTGGGACCAAATGGTGCCGGTAAATCAACCCTTTTATTTCACCTCAATGCTCTTTATCTGGCTCAAAAAGGGGAAGTATATATCAAATCCAGAAAGATAGGTGAAAAGCATAAAGACTGGGTGAGAAAACTGGTCGGCCTGGTTATGCAGGATCCTGATGATCAGGTTTTCTCCACAACTGTTTATGAAGATGTTGCTTTTGGACTGGTCAACTTTGGCTGGCAGGACAGGGATAAAATTGATAAAAAGGTAAAGCAGGCTTTAAAATCTGTCGATATATTGAATTTGCAGGATAAAAATCCTCATCATCTCAGTTATGGTCAGAAAAAAAGGGCGGCAATAGCCGGTATTCTGGCGGTTAAGCCGGAAATAGTTATTTTTGATGAACCTCTCTCCTATCTTGATCCTGCCGGCCAGAAAACATTGCGCCGGATTCTGGCCGATCTGTATGGGGAGGGCAAAACTCTTCTCGTGGTAACCCATGACTTAGATTTTGCAGTAGAATGGGCCGATAAAATTATTATTATGAAAAAAGGGGAAATTTTCTACAGCGGGGATTATGAAATATTTGCCCGGCCGGATATGATCGAAGAAGCTGATCTGCGGCTTCCGAAGATCATGGAGCTGCTGCAGGAGCTGGAAGGGGTCGATTTGAAGCGGCTGGAAAATCCCCCTCGAGACGTCCGGGAAGCAGCAGAATATCTGAATAATTTGCCTGGATGA
- a CDS encoding DUF4198 domain-containing protein gives MLKKLAIVLTISVIILTFNFLGIAEEIQAHEIILDFPQQIEVEEEVDIEISFGHFPEMYDYEHSFFAELENGELKVIKPDGSEKELGFTREMEEAYSAAFTPSEAGIYWLTFTSKRPVVDRTDDGDGKQLRYYDAKAPLKVSADEEDLAVPETDLAVEVVSAGNIQNNAGEEITLQVLYEGEPAADQSLSVVSPLEEVQTYTTDEKGEFVFTPEEEGVWFIHVSNLTDTEKEGEFGGEDYDRIRYNSAFYMEIEEEEGWLF, from the coding sequence ATGCTCAAGAAATTAGCCATAGTTTTAACGATTTCAGTAATTATCCTGACGTTTAACTTCCTGGGTATCGCTGAAGAGATCCAGGCCCATGAAATTATTCTGGATTTTCCTCAGCAGATCGAAGTTGAAGAGGAAGTTGATATAGAAATAAGTTTCGGGCATTTTCCTGAGATGTATGATTATGAACACTCATTTTTTGCTGAGCTGGAAAATGGCGAGCTGAAGGTTATAAAACCTGATGGTTCCGAAAAGGAGCTGGGATTTACCAGGGAAATGGAGGAGGCCTATTCAGCAGCATTTACCCCATCAGAAGCGGGCATATACTGGCTGACTTTTACCAGCAAAAGGCCGGTAGTGGATAGAACCGATGATGGTGATGGCAAACAGCTGCGTTATTATGATGCCAAAGCTCCGCTGAAAGTTTCGGCTGACGAGGAAGATCTGGCTGTTCCCGAGACAGATCTGGCAGTTGAAGTGGTTAGCGCAGGAAACATTCAAAATAATGCGGGTGAGGAGATCACCCTGCAGGTCCTGTATGAGGGAGAACCGGCCGCTGATCAATCTCTGTCAGTTGTTAGTCCTCTGGAAGAGGTGCAGACCTACACCACAGATGAGAAGGGCGAATTTGTTTTCACCCCTGAAGAGGAGGGGGTCTGGTTTATTCATGTCAGCAACCTGACAGATACAGAAAAAGAGGGTGAGTTTGGCGGGGAAGATTATGACAGAATTCGTTATAATTCCGCCTTTTATATGGAGATCGAGGAAGAAGAAGGATGGTTATTCTAA